CGCTGTGCGTTAAAAGACCGGGCAACGGTCGATGCGTTCAGTGTAAAAAGCCTTTCCAACATTAGCGAAGAGGATCTACGAATTTCGTCCGATTTTCGGTTTACCGGCATGAAAAACCGGACTCTCGAATTTCATCCTCGCAACGCTGCACGATTGTAGGGGTTTTTTCGCCACCTTCTTTTTATAAAGAATTCACAAGCCCCTTGAGCCAGAAGAATCAATTGGTTATTGACGACATTCCTTTTCAATCGTCGCTTCCGTTTGTTTGATCAATGAATTACGCTCGTCGTCATCAATGCGACGATATTCTCCTTGAGCATCCTTGACCGCTACCCTGGGAGAGTTATGCAGGCTTTCCAGGCGAGTCCGCGCCTCCGCGCAACGACGCGCACGTGCGTCACTTTCCTCACGTTTCGCCTGAATCTTGAGTTGTTCCTCTTGCGCCTTAGCGCGAGCTTCGTT
This genomic interval from Gammaproteobacteria bacterium contains the following:
- a CDS encoding putative Glycosyltransferase (Evidence 3 : Putative function from multiple computational evidences), with amino-acid sequence MRAIILLLFIFPIMISAAPIYKWIDSAGLTHYTQDPPKHGNAQVIVPKVSPGVSPEQAEEIVDKLRKDSAMDNEARAKAQEEQLKIQAKREESDARARRCAEARTRLESLHNSPRVAVKDAQGEYRRIDDDERNSLIKQTEATIEKECRQ